AAATTTAACTCGAAGCTATGCTAGCCAGTTAGCTGTGAGTaaagctaactagcttgctagcGTTGCAAGTGAAGAGCTtcaaattaaatgatttatttatttttacttatttttaaaaaggttgtCTCAAAATGGCCGAAATGTAAGTTGGTCATAAGTTGGTTAACATAGCTAgctcaattaaaaataattaaaataaaaataaaaacatagttAGCTACTTTATTAGCTATAGGCTAATTTATTCCACGACCTCAAACGGAGGCCTTGTTAGCGCGCGCGCCACGAAAACCTGCCTTAAGCCGTGTGTTGCATTAattaatgtagtttttttttctctttttcttttcagatagCAGCTAAAATCGGAGGTGATGGAGTTAATCCACCTCCTGCTGCCAACGAGTTTGCATATGGAGGGCAGAAAAGGCCTTTGGAAGACGGCGGTAAGTTCCCAGTTCTCAGTCTGTTTTAGGAACTAAAAGAGTTCCGGAACTCTCCTGAACCAGAACTACGGAGTGCTGATGATCCGTTTGAACATACGAATCTTTTTAGCGAATCATTTGAGGTGTACCGACTCTTCTGAATCGTATCGTTCTGGGTGATGTGAAACTATTctataaatattgtaataactTATTAAGATTTAGACTTTGTCTCTTGACTCAGTTGCTACTCCTGAGTGACAAGTAACTGATTAGGCATTGCAATactatactttattttattaattaatttatttttaatgcactgatgttttctggcaataattttaaactaaattaattttaaatcttaaaagaTTAGTTCATTCAGTtttgtaaatttgcacattgcTTGACTTCTCCGTCTTTTACCGTGATACAATTCAGAAGGATTTGGCTGTTTATTGATGCTCATCGATCACATCCTACAGTATTACAAAcctctgatactggagactccttccataaattaaaaaaaaaaaagcgtctccttatagaaaacctCTCTAGCTGTTGGTAAAGAAAAGatagcgtattagaacgagcgcattaatataaacctgtgattttgcaGCTGCGTTGCAGtacagagctgcttttatagaaaattaatcaacgcttTCTGAGCAGTCGTATGTGAGGTTTGGTGTAGAGTGTTCACATCGCCTcgtcttttgtttttactttacaGATCAGCCAGAAACAAAGAAAGTCGCAAGTGACCgtaagcgtttttttttttttttttccctccagtcgtaccttttttaaaatattattcatgGCCTAAGTGTTCTTTTTGAAATTTAGATATTGTGTaactcatttcttttttttttttttccccctcaagcTTTTGCTGCAATGGGAGGAATGGCTGGTCTTCCAAGGTATTTGATATGTATTTACATAGTAACTAAACATTAACGTTTAGAATGATGTTCATACTTCTCAGcttttgtaaacacacaagtCTTATCACATATTAACGTCTGATTGCTTCACCCAGGCCTACATCAGAAGAGTTCAAGGTTCCAGACGGCATGGTTGGCTTTAGTAAGTAAATTTTGTAAAGGTTCCAAGATTTCTGGCTCGTTTTATGAAGCTTTGCAGAGGATTAAACTCTGAGTGCTTTGTCTAGTTATcggaagaggaggagagcagaTTTCAAGGATACAACAGGAATCGGGATGTAAGATACAGATCGCTCCAGGTGAATGACCAGTTAatttaatctttctttttttttttctgtaagctttcaaaacaaacattttttccccctctctcctTACAGACAGCGGCGGCATGCCTGAGCGCTCTGTGACGTTAACAGGCTCTCCAGATTCcatcctgtgagtgtgtgtactgacaCAAGGCGACACGCGAGTTTACACACCATGGTGTGAAAATTGAGagatttttctgtgtttattaacaGAACTGCAAAGAGGTTACTGACAGAGATCGTGGAAAAGGGCAGACCAACTCCGTTTCATCACAACGACGGGCCTGGAATGTCGGTTCAGGAAATTATGATCCCGGCGTCCAAAGCGGGCCTCGTCATCGGAAAGGGAGGAGAGACGATCAAACAGTTACAGGTGAGAGAATTACCAAAttgttctatctatctatctatctatttaatttttgaaaaacatAATCTGGGTTCTGAATTGCAGGAGCGAGCCGGGGTCAAGATGGTCATGATTCAGGACGGACCTCAGAACACTGGAGCAGACAAACCGCTCAGGATTTCTGGAGATCCTTTTAAAGTTCAGGTAAGTTCACCGCACAGAGTTAAAGATTTGAATGTCCGAACGTCGTTTTAAGATCTGTTAAACGAACACTTTACTTCCAGCAAGCAAAAGACATGGTGATGGACCTGATCAGAGACCAGGGTTTCCGAGAGCAGAGGGGCGAATACGGATCACGGATGGGTGGTGGAGAAGGTTTGGATGTAAGTCGTGATGTTGGAGAGCTGAAATGTTCATGCTTGCGGTTACAATACTGTGTGTCAGCGTTTaaagttaaatttatttatttatttatttttggtttgctGTTCCTTAAGGTTCCCGTGCCGCGCTTCGCAGTGGGGATTGTGATCGGCAGGAACGGCGAAATGATCAAGAAGATTCAGAACGACACCGGTGTTAAGATTCAGTTCAAAccaggtttgtttagatttattCTGGAGTTATGGGAGTATTAAAGATAGCTACATATGTGGTATTGGACAGAGCATTGAACCGGTACTTGATTAATTCCTGCGATGTGTATCTTTTATTCTGACCCATAGACGACGGCACCACACCAGACAGGATCGCTCAGATCATGGGTCCCCCTGATCGGGCGCAGCATGCAGCCAGCATCATTACAGACCTGTTGCGCAGTGTGCAGGCTGGCGGTCCACCAGGCCCCGGGGGCAGGGGCAGAGGTCGTGGCCACGGTAACTGGAACATGGGGCCACCAGGGGGCCTGCAGGAGTTCTCCTTCACT
This genomic interval from Pangasianodon hypophthalmus isolate fPanHyp1 chromosome 4, fPanHyp1.pri, whole genome shotgun sequence contains the following:
- the fubp1 gene encoding far upstream element-binding protein 1 isoform X1, producing MADYTSVAPPSNNAGGGMNDAFKDALQRARQIAAKIGGDGVNPPPAANEFAYGGQKRPLEDGDQPETKKVASDPFAAMGGMAGLPRPTSEEFKVPDGMVGFIIGRGGEQISRIQQESGCKIQIAPDSGGMPERSVTLTGSPDSILTAKRLLTEIVEKGRPTPFHHNDGPGMSVQEIMIPASKAGLVIGKGGETIKQLQERAGVKMVMIQDGPQNTGADKPLRISGDPFKVQQAKDMVMDLIRDQGFREQRGEYGSRMGGGEGLDVPVPRFAVGIVIGRNGEMIKKIQNDTGVKIQFKPDDGTTPDRIAQIMGPPDRAQHAASIITDLLRSVQAGGPPGPGGRGRGRGHGNWNMGPPGGLQEFSFTVPTVKTGLIIGKGGETIKSISQQSGARIELQRNPPPNADPNIKMFTVRGTPQQIDYARQLVEEKIGGPVSPMGGPHGPPGPHGGPAPHGPPGPPGPPAPMGPYNPGPYNQGPPGPHGPPGPYQPQGWGNGYPHWQQGQPDPNKAAADANAAAWAAYYAQYQQQPQAPMTPTSAAAPGTTPANGQGDPQAPGQSGQADYTKAWEEYYKKMGQQGQQPQDYTKAWEEYYKKQGQAAPQAAGASSSQPGGQPDYSAAWAEYYRQQAAYYGQGASQPMGAAPPAQQVHS
- the fubp1 gene encoding far upstream element-binding protein 1 isoform X2 — encoded protein: MADYTSVAPPSNNAGGGMNDAFKDALQRARQIAAKIGGDGVNPPPAANEFAYGGQKRPLEDGDQPETKKVASDPFAAMGGMAGLPRPTSEEFKVPDGMVGFIIGRGGEQISRIQQESGCKIQIAPDSGGMPERSVTLTGSPDSILTAKRLLTEIVEKGRPTPFHHNDGPGMSVQEIMIPASKAGLVIGKGGETIKQLQERAGVKMVMIQDGPQNTGADKPLRISGDPFKVQQAKDMVMDLIRDQGFREQRGEYGSRMGGGEGLDVPVPRFAVGIVIGRNGEMIKKIQNDTGVKIQFKPDDGTTPDRIAQIMGPPDRAQHAASIITDLLRSVQAGGPPGPGGRGRGRGHGNWNMGPPGGLQEFSFTVPTVKTGLIIGKGGETIKSISQQSGARIELQRNPPPNADPNIKMFTVRGTPQQIDYARQLVEEKIGGPVSPMGGPHGPPGPHGGPAPHGPPGPPGPPAPMGPYNPGPYNQGPPGPHGPPGPYQPQGWGNGYPHWQQGQPDPNKAAADANAAAWAAYYAQYQQQPQAPMTPTSAAAPGTTPANGQGQQGQQPQDYTKAWEEYYKKQGQAAPQAAGASSSQPGGQPDYSAAWAEYYRQQAAYYGQGASQPMGAAPPAQQVHS